In one Bacillus sp. PK3_68 genomic region, the following are encoded:
- a CDS encoding cytochrome ubiquinol oxidase subunit I, whose translation MSYDAVLYSRILTEMTLAFHILFATIGVGVPVMIALAQWMGLKHNDAHYLLLARRWTRGFTITVAVGVVTGTAIGLQLSLLWPSFMEQAGQLIALPLFMETFAFFFEAIFLGIYLYTWDRFKNPKLHLLLLVPVVIGSSMSAFFITAVNAFMNTPQGFDLVNGVFVNVEPLKAMFNPAVPTKVGHVLVSAYMTSAFILAALAAYHLLRGRKHSYYKKALRITLIPALVFSIATALVGDLSGKFLAEYQPEKLAAAEWHFETEGEAPLILFGKLDEEQKVSGAVKIPWALSILAGSLPSTEVVGLNEFPEDERPPLYIHYLFDVMVTLGMVLLLISFTYVVLSKWKPKKMYNKWLLRAVVLSAPLSLIAIEVGWIFAEVGRQPWILRGYLKTVEAATSSPHVDTMIMAFGALYVLLGVGAVVVLRNMFKNNPAEEELEARGNLHVS comes from the coding sequence ATGTCATATGATGCTGTTTTATATAGTCGTATATTAACCGAGATGACACTCGCTTTTCATATTTTGTTCGCTACGATCGGTGTCGGCGTGCCGGTGATGATCGCGCTCGCCCAGTGGATGGGATTGAAGCATAATGATGCTCACTACTTATTGCTCGCCCGCCGCTGGACACGGGGATTTACGATTACCGTTGCGGTCGGAGTTGTAACCGGGACAGCGATTGGGCTGCAGCTCAGTCTGCTCTGGCCTTCCTTTATGGAACAAGCGGGACAGTTAATCGCGCTGCCGCTTTTTATGGAAACGTTCGCCTTTTTCTTTGAAGCGATCTTTTTAGGGATTTACTTATACACATGGGACCGGTTTAAGAATCCGAAACTTCACTTGCTGCTGCTTGTTCCGGTTGTAATCGGCTCTTCCATGTCCGCTTTTTTCATTACAGCTGTAAATGCGTTTATGAACACACCGCAAGGGTTTGATCTTGTCAACGGAGTGTTTGTGAACGTTGAACCGCTTAAAGCAATGTTTAATCCGGCCGTCCCAACGAAAGTAGGGCATGTGCTCGTATCGGCATACATGACGTCCGCCTTTATATTAGCGGCGCTTGCCGCTTATCATCTGCTTCGCGGCAGAAAGCATAGCTATTATAAAAAAGCGTTGCGGATCACATTAATTCCTGCATTAGTTTTTTCAATCGCTACGGCGCTTGTCGGCGATTTATCCGGAAAGTTCTTGGCAGAATACCAGCCGGAGAAACTTGCTGCCGCAGAGTGGCACTTTGAAACGGAAGGAGAAGCCCCGCTAATTTTGTTCGGGAAATTGGATGAAGAACAAAAGGTGAGCGGTGCGGTCAAAATTCCATGGGCTTTAAGCATTTTAGCAGGGAGCTTGCCAAGCACGGAGGTGGTCGGGCTTAATGAGTTTCCAGAAGATGAACGTCCGCCGTTGTATATTCATTACTTGTTCGATGTTATGGTCACATTAGGCATGGTGTTGCTCTTGATTTCTTTCACTTATGTTGTGTTGTCAAAATGGAAGCCAAAGAAGATGTATAATAAATGGCTGCTGAGAGCGGTTGTGCTGTCTGCTCCGCTTTCATTGATCGCCATTGAGGTCGGCTGGATTTTCGCTGAAGTGGGCCGTCAGCCATGGATCTTACGTGGCTATTTGAAAACAGTGGAAGCGGCTACGTCTTCTCCTCATGTGGATACAATGATTATGGCATTCGGTGCTTTATATGTTCTTCTAGGTGTAGGGGCAGTCGTGGTCCTGCGCAACATGTTTAAGAACAATCCTGCAGAGGAGGAACTAGAGGCAAGGGGGAATTTACATGTCTCTTGA
- a CDS encoding cytosine permease: MVERLQPAEQGEISREEKKDDFSLEKVPVEGRTMGWASITNVTLGVATAMLFIQMGSLMAISFGAVNALLAEIYATIVAGGVGIGICFYAAKSGLNVNLMARGGGFGYFGASITSLIYALNFIMYCAIEGSIMASAVHEYISFVPIWGLMIFFGLIVIPLNWFGIKQLDKLQKWSLPLFILLLGAGFFIVLNKSTFTGSIWTFLPEGGEVGGASLLACIGIMNGLVGIMALLVSDYARFIKKEEFKIGVFAVGFLPQLVCFFIMGVIGIWFGVQMGEENPGVYFVQILGIGGALFTILTQLRINITNLYSSSLSLANFFENVFKFKPGRNFWVVFTSIAAIVLMLGGVLDHLGSLLTFQGVFLLAWAAVLLCDAFVVKRVLKIGPRYFEHRQEYLYAWNPVGVVSLIVASVIGSLAAFGYMGIFLQNVAAFFAAVIAFVLTIVLAIVTKGKYYSKKAADDIEADEYIA; this comes from the coding sequence ATGGTAGAAAGATTACAGCCAGCGGAGCAGGGAGAAATCAGCAGAGAAGAGAAAAAAGATGACTTCTCACTGGAAAAAGTGCCTGTAGAAGGCCGGACGATGGGCTGGGCAAGTATTACAAATGTCACGCTTGGCGTAGCAACGGCTATGCTATTTATCCAAATGGGCAGTTTAATGGCTATTTCATTTGGGGCAGTGAACGCCTTGCTGGCAGAGATCTATGCAACAATCGTAGCAGGGGGAGTCGGAATAGGGATTTGTTTTTATGCCGCGAAGTCAGGGTTAAACGTAAATTTAATGGCAAGAGGCGGTGGATTTGGCTATTTTGGCGCTTCGATCACTTCATTGATTTATGCACTCAATTTTATTATGTACTGTGCGATCGAAGGGTCAATTATGGCTTCGGCTGTCCACGAATATATTTCCTTTGTGCCTATATGGGGATTAATGATCTTTTTTGGTTTGATTGTTATTCCATTAAACTGGTTTGGGATTAAGCAACTTGATAAGCTGCAAAAGTGGTCATTGCCTCTCTTCATTCTTTTGCTTGGTGCAGGCTTTTTCATCGTACTAAACAAATCTACCTTCACAGGAAGCATATGGACGTTTCTGCCGGAGGGAGGAGAAGTCGGAGGAGCCTCTTTGCTTGCTTGTATCGGGATTATGAATGGCCTCGTGGGGATCATGGCTTTGCTCGTGTCAGACTATGCGCGGTTCATTAAAAAAGAAGAATTTAAAATTGGGGTATTCGCTGTAGGATTTTTACCGCAGCTCGTCTGCTTTTTTATTATGGGAGTCATCGGGATTTGGTTTGGTGTTCAGATGGGAGAAGAAAATCCGGGCGTTTACTTTGTGCAAATTCTTGGCATTGGAGGGGCGCTCTTCACGATCTTGACACAGCTCCGAATCAACATTACAAACTTATACAGCAGTTCGCTTTCATTAGCTAACTTTTTTGAGAACGTATTTAAATTTAAGCCGGGCCGGAATTTCTGGGTGGTTTTCACTTCAATTGCAGCGATTGTTTTAATGCTTGGCGGTGTGTTGGATCATTTAGGAAGCTTGCTCACTTTCCAGGGGGTTTTCCTGCTTGCCTGGGCGGCTGTGCTTTTATGCGATGCTTTCGTTGTGAAGAGGGTACTCAAAATCGGACCGAGGTATTTTGAACATCGACAGGAATACTTGTATGCCTGGAATCCGGTTGGAGTCGTTTCTCTAATCGTGGCTAGCGTGATCGGCTCCTTAGCTGCCTTCGGATATATGGGAATCTTCTTGCAGAATGTTGCTGCCTTCTTCGCGGCTGTGATCGCCTTCGTCCTGACAATTGTCCTCGCCATTGTGACAAAAGGCAAATACTATAGCAAAAAAGCTGCTGACGACATAGAGGCGGATGAATATATTGCATAA
- a CDS encoding O-acetyl-ADP-ribose deacetylase produces the protein MEVKVNGNSLKLVTGDITKQTTEAIVNAANGSLLGGGGVDGAIHTAAGKELLEECRKILEEALKGAYLPTGEAVITNGYNLPARYVIHTVGPIWHENTQNEEALLSNCYQNALQLAMEKEITSISFPSISTGVYRFPIRLASATALQTIVHFLQNYSFSEVVMTLFSPQDYHVYESALQPLIEKH, from the coding sequence ATGGAAGTGAAGGTTAACGGCAATTCTCTGAAACTGGTGACAGGAGACATTACAAAACAAACGACAGAGGCTATCGTCAATGCGGCGAATGGATCATTGCTCGGAGGCGGCGGTGTGGATGGAGCCATTCACACCGCCGCTGGCAAAGAATTGCTTGAGGAATGCAGAAAAATTCTCGAAGAAGCATTAAAAGGAGCGTACTTACCGACAGGAGAAGCAGTTATTACAAACGGATATAACCTTCCCGCGCGCTATGTGATTCACACAGTTGGACCGATCTGGCACGAAAATACGCAGAATGAAGAAGCTCTGCTGTCAAACTGCTATCAAAACGCCTTACAGCTTGCTATGGAAAAGGAAATAACGAGCATTTCTTTTCCCTCTATCTCTACAGGCGTCTATCGGTTTCCTATTAGGCTGGCTTCAGCAACGGCTCTCCAAACGATCGTTCATTTTTTGCAAAATTATTCGTTTAGTGAGGTTGTAATGACGCTCTTCTCTCCTCAGGATTATCATGTGTACGAATCCGCACTTCAACCATTGATTGAGAAACATTAA
- a CDS encoding PAS domain-containing sensor histidine kinase: MEQYPVDPKYLNQIFEYIQDGIIVMDQNREILLMNPAAGRLTGWAVGEHVPFCSYCKERKAEAGENRCYLIARNEVPYFLSQMPVYHGKKLDVEMSTALIYQDQDHQEKEYLLVLRDQTLRQKEEEVRLSKMMIKRLIEVQEREHKRLAHELHDGISQSLYTISVALQAIESTIQADERLHDYVNEVRAELQRAMSDIKAYSHQLRPTSLDGLGLVSALETLIHTVQSTSSLSIELKTNISGRLPSAVEINVYRVIQEGLHNIVKYAEAKKVYLLLVEDQGRLIVEVHDDGKGFDLEQAKGGLGLEHMRERIEQLNGHFHIESAPGKGTTILAKMMLDESGEEIDESHGS, from the coding sequence ATGGAACAGTATCCGGTAGACCCAAAATACTTGAATCAAATATTTGAATATATTCAAGACGGCATTATCGTTATGGATCAAAACCGTGAAATCTTGCTGATGAACCCTGCAGCCGGTCGGCTCACTGGCTGGGCGGTCGGCGAGCATGTTCCTTTTTGCTCTTATTGTAAGGAACGAAAGGCTGAAGCGGGCGAAAACCGCTGTTATTTAATTGCACGCAATGAAGTGCCATATTTTTTATCGCAAATGCCTGTTTACCACGGAAAAAAGCTTGACGTCGAGATGAGTACGGCTTTGATTTACCAGGATCAGGACCACCAAGAAAAAGAGTATTTGCTCGTATTGCGCGATCAAACCCTGCGGCAAAAGGAAGAGGAAGTCCGGCTGTCGAAAATGATGATTAAGCGTTTGATCGAGGTGCAGGAGCGGGAGCATAAGCGGCTGGCTCATGAGCTTCATGATGGAATCAGTCAGTCGCTCTACACTATCTCTGTTGCATTGCAGGCGATTGAATCGACCATTCAGGCTGATGAGCGGCTTCATGATTATGTTAATGAGGTGCGGGCAGAGCTCCAGCGCGCGATGTCAGACATTAAAGCGTATTCCCACCAGCTTCGGCCGACGAGCTTGGACGGGCTGGGACTCGTTTCCGCGTTGGAAACGTTAATCCATACAGTTCAATCCACTTCTTCTTTATCGATTGAACTGAAGACCAATATTAGCGGCCGGTTGCCCTCGGCAGTGGAGATCAATGTCTACCGAGTTATACAAGAGGGTCTTCATAATATCGTGAAGTATGCAGAAGCGAAAAAAGTCTATTTATTGCTCGTAGAAGATCAAGGGCGATTGATTGTAGAAGTCCATGATGATGGGAAGGGCTTTGATCTAGAACAGGCCAAAGGCGGGCTCGGGCTAGAACATATGCGTGAGCGGATCGAGCAGCTGAACGGCCATTTTCATATTGAATCCGCACCGGGTAAAGGAACAACCATTTTAGCGAAAATGATGTTAGATGAAAGCGGGGAAGAGATCGATGAAAGTCATGGTAGTTGA
- the speE gene encoding polyamine aminopropyltransferase translates to MWLVEDDRDNLKVSYRIKEIIFTAQSPFQHIMVLDTYDFGKMLVLDGVVQSTEKDGYIYNEMITHVPLHIHPEPKKVLIIGGGDCGAAREIIKYTSVKELYFCEIDELVVKASKEHLKGVSAGLEDDRVHYIFADGIQYMKEHTNEFDVIIVDSSDPVGPATELFEFGFYKNVFDALKEDGLMVCQSESPIFYKETMQNTYQSLNQLFPIVKPYTAVVPTYPGGLWSFTLASKKHQSFTQPDYEETTKYFNKDILEASFALPQFMLNDKK, encoded by the coding sequence ATGTGGCTTGTGGAAGATGATCGGGATAACTTAAAAGTAAGCTACCGTATCAAAGAGATCATTTTCACAGCGCAGTCTCCTTTCCAGCATATTATGGTTCTTGATACCTATGATTTTGGAAAAATGCTCGTGCTGGACGGAGTTGTACAATCAACTGAGAAAGATGGATACATTTATAATGAAATGATCACCCATGTTCCGCTCCATATCCATCCCGAACCGAAAAAAGTGTTAATTATTGGTGGCGGCGACTGCGGCGCAGCCAGAGAAATTATTAAGTATACAAGTGTTAAAGAGCTTTATTTCTGTGAAATTGATGAACTCGTTGTCAAAGCGAGCAAAGAGCACCTAAAAGGCGTTTCTGCCGGACTTGAAGACGATCGTGTCCATTATATTTTTGCAGATGGCATTCAATACATGAAAGAACACACAAACGAATTTGATGTGATCATTGTTGATTCATCTGATCCAGTCGGACCCGCAACTGAATTATTCGAATTCGGTTTTTATAAAAACGTCTTCGATGCATTGAAAGAAGACGGTTTGATGGTTTGCCAGAGTGAATCACCGATTTTCTATAAAGAAACAATGCAAAATACTTATCAATCTTTAAATCAGTTATTTCCTATTGTAAAACCATATACAGCTGTCGTTCCAACTTATCCCGGCGGTCTTTGGAGCTTTACTCTTGCCTCCAAAAAACATCAATCCTTTACTCAGCCAGACTATGAAGAAACGACGAAATATTTCAACAAGGATATCTTAGAAGCAAGCTTTGCCCTGCCTCAATTCATGTTGAATGATAAAAAGTAA
- a CDS encoding sulfite exporter TauE/SafE family protein, translating into MDLSYWLVIFLIGFIGSFISGMVGIGGSIIKYPMLLYIPPLLGFAAFTAHEVSGISAVQVFFATIAGVWAYRKSEYLNKKLIIYMGGAVLLGSFVGGFGSERLSEEVINVVYGVLAALAAIMMFVPKKNLDDRPMSEVTFNGWLAAGLAFVVGIGAGIVGAAGAFLLVPIMLVILRIPTRMTIASSLAITFISSIGSTAGKLMTGQVLFVPAVIMIIASVIASPLGAKAGQKMNTKILQWLLAILIAATAIKIWLDIL; encoded by the coding sequence ATGGATCTTTCTTATTGGCTTGTTATTTTTCTCATCGGTTTTATCGGGTCGTTCATTTCGGGAATGGTCGGAATTGGTGGCTCGATTATTAAATACCCGATGCTGCTGTATATTCCGCCGCTTCTTGGATTTGCTGCTTTTACCGCTCATGAAGTGTCGGGGATTAGTGCGGTGCAAGTGTTTTTTGCGACCATTGCCGGCGTTTGGGCGTACCGAAAGAGTGAGTATTTAAATAAAAAGTTGATTATATACATGGGGGGAGCTGTCCTGCTCGGAAGCTTTGTCGGCGGTTTTGGCTCTGAGAGATTGTCAGAGGAAGTCATCAATGTCGTCTACGGCGTGTTGGCTGCACTCGCTGCTATCATGATGTTCGTGCCGAAAAAGAACCTGGACGACCGGCCGATGAGTGAAGTGACGTTTAACGGCTGGCTCGCCGCCGGTCTTGCTTTTGTCGTCGGCATTGGAGCGGGGATTGTCGGAGCGGCCGGAGCATTTTTGTTAGTGCCGATTATGCTTGTCATCTTGAGAATTCCGACTCGGATGACGATTGCTAGCTCTTTAGCTATCACCTTTATTTCATCCATCGGCTCAACGGCTGGAAAGCTCATGACCGGCCAGGTGCTGTTCGTGCCGGCCGTTATTATGATTATTGCTAGTGTGATTGCCTCACCGCTTGGCGCTAAAGCCGGCCAAAAAATGAATACGAAAATTTTACAATGGCTGCTGGCGATCCTGATTGCCGCGACAGCTATTAAAATTTGGCTCGATATTTTGTAA
- a CDS encoding response regulator transcription factor: MKVMVVDDHDLIRKGIILLLESYADIEVAADAGDGHEALVLAMQKEPDVVLMDISMPNGLDGFTTTKQLLQQQPTMKVVLLTMHDEEAYIRKAIQSGAHGYILKKSQGSDLYEAIYNVHQGHRYYRTDLSEEQIDKMMKEKEKPSSPLTLREQEVLRLTVLGYTNKEIAEKLHISAKTVENHKANIMNKLDLKQKHEMIQYGIKNYFSDIH, from the coding sequence ATGAAAGTCATGGTAGTTGATGATCATGATTTAATCAGGAAAGGGATCATTTTACTGTTAGAAAGCTATGCGGATATTGAAGTGGCGGCTGATGCAGGAGACGGTCACGAAGCGCTCGTTCTGGCGATGCAGAAAGAGCCGGATGTCGTCTTGATGGACATTTCCATGCCGAATGGACTGGATGGGTTTACAACAACGAAACAGCTTCTTCAGCAGCAGCCAACTATGAAAGTCGTGCTGTTAACGATGCACGATGAAGAGGCGTATATTCGCAAGGCGATCCAGTCGGGAGCCCATGGCTATATTTTAAAGAAAAGCCAAGGGAGTGATTTGTATGAAGCAATTTATAATGTGCATCAAGGGCACCGTTATTACCGAACCGACTTAAGCGAAGAGCAAATTGACAAGATGATGAAAGAAAAAGAAAAGCCGTCTTCCCCGTTAACACTAAGAGAGCAGGAGGTTTTGCGGCTGACGGTGCTCGGTTATACGAATAAAGAAATCGCTGAAAAGCTGCATATTAGCGCAAAAACCGTCGAAAATCATAAAGCGAATATTATGAACAAGCTGGATTTGAAGCAAAAACATGAAATGATTCAATATGGCATTAAAAACTATTTTTCCGATATTCATTAA
- a CDS encoding YwqG family protein — protein sequence MSADRSLNLPKELEPYREELEQTVEPVVKIAGLRTSTGLLDSKFGGHPYLPKNMEHPKDENGVYLQLLAQINFAEVPPMKDFPKKGILQFYIAPEDDLLGMDFEDGTSQKDFRILYHADVTDDRSKLTTDFNYIKPGEEEFFPVTHEIKLSFELDEEPISEGDYRMEQLSIDLEEMSSGTELGEIYAEAFGATGSKIGGYPFFTQEDPRSYREKYQNHNVLLLQVDTDTDLDIMWGDSGVGNFFITKEDLRNLNFTNVLYNWDCY from the coding sequence ATGTCTGCTGATCGTAGCCTTAATTTGCCGAAAGAATTGGAACCGTATCGAGAAGAGCTGGAGCAGACGGTGGAGCCGGTAGTAAAGATTGCAGGCCTCCGTACGAGCACGGGTTTGCTTGATAGTAAGTTTGGCGGTCATCCGTATTTGCCTAAAAATATGGAGCATCCGAAAGATGAGAACGGGGTCTATCTCCAGCTGCTGGCTCAAATTAACTTTGCCGAAGTACCGCCAATGAAGGACTTTCCAAAGAAGGGCATCTTGCAATTTTACATTGCGCCAGAGGATGATTTGTTAGGAATGGATTTCGAGGACGGAACAAGCCAGAAGGATTTTCGAATTCTTTATCATGCGGATGTTACGGATGATCGGTCAAAGCTTACAACTGATTTTAACTACATAAAGCCCGGAGAAGAAGAATTCTTTCCGGTGACACATGAAATTAAATTATCATTTGAATTAGACGAGGAGCCTATATCTGAAGGTGATTACCGCATGGAGCAACTTTCCATTGATTTAGAGGAAATGAGCAGCGGCACGGAATTGGGTGAAATCTATGCAGAGGCCTTTGGAGCCACAGGATCGAAAATCGGCGGCTATCCTTTTTTTACTCAGGAAGACCCGCGCAGTTACAGGGAAAAGTATCAGAATCACAATGTGCTGCTGCTTCAGGTGGATACAGATACGGATCTTGATATCATGTGGGGAGACAGTGGAGTCGGAAACTTTTTTATCACAAAAGAAGATTTGCGGAACCTTAACTTCACAAATGTTCTCTACAACTGGGATTGTTATTAA